One stretch of Segatella copri DNA includes these proteins:
- a CDS encoding YihY/virulence factor BrkB family protein has protein sequence MGVIDRILGFYEDIREFNSSNIKDFRGRLKSWIKMGMLAGRIFYLKDMWARDVAALTFASFMALIPFMAMMFVIARGFGYASLLESWLSTTFEAQPVVAQTIVNFVHNYIENTQSNYIIGTGIVMFLYTIVSLMQKIELTFDDIWHTGERSWKQIVTEYPTILFGLGLLILFASSINVWTVNMVDNVDRIADIGDTIPSFILHLAAFVPMFLFFVFCYYVIPNTYIRVRSTLIPSFLAGVCMTALQYGYIYLQVFLSSYNVIYGSLAAIPLFLLWLQISWAIVVFGALLCHTNQNIHYYDGDLQYDHLKLVQRIKVCGVVMHLVCRRFNQGEQAYTPKEIHDLTKIPQQIVNQSVKELLRARLLVEIRNGKKSSFEESVVLHPIEKIEHLTYGVMIERLFGYGEDISSLAALESDMAMWKDIDIVNAEFIEKGKQIAFC, from the coding sequence ATGGGGGTAATAGACAGAATACTAGGTTTTTACGAAGATATCAGAGAGTTCAATTCTTCTAATATCAAAGACTTCCGGGGCAGACTCAAGTCTTGGATCAAGATGGGTATGCTTGCCGGTCGCATCTTCTATCTCAAGGATATGTGGGCAAGGGATGTGGCTGCCTTGACTTTTGCCTCCTTCATGGCTCTGATACCTTTCATGGCTATGATGTTTGTCATAGCCCGTGGTTTCGGCTATGCCTCTCTGCTCGAATCCTGGCTCTCTACCACCTTCGAGGCACAGCCCGTTGTAGCGCAGACCATCGTTAACTTCGTTCACAATTATATTGAGAATACACAGAGCAACTACATCATCGGTACGGGTATCGTGATGTTTCTCTATACCATCGTTTCGCTGATGCAGAAGATAGAGCTTACCTTTGATGACATCTGGCATACGGGCGAGCGTTCGTGGAAGCAGATTGTTACCGAATATCCTACCATTCTGTTTGGTCTGGGACTGCTGATACTCTTTGCTTCCAGCATCAATGTATGGACGGTGAATATGGTGGATAATGTAGACAGGATAGCGGATATCGGCGATACCATTCCTTCGTTCATCCTCCATCTGGCGGCTTTTGTTCCGATGTTCCTGTTCTTCGTGTTCTGCTATTATGTCATCCCGAATACCTATATCCGGGTTCGCAGTACCCTGATTCCATCGTTCCTGGCGGGTGTCTGCATGACGGCACTTCAGTATGGATATATCTATCTGCAGGTTTTTCTGTCCAGCTACAATGTCATCTATGGTTCGCTGGCAGCCATTCCGCTCTTCCTGTTATGGCTTCAGATTTCGTGGGCTATCGTAGTGTTTGGCGCCTTGCTTTGCCATACCAACCAGAACATCCATTATTATGATGGTGATTTGCAGTACGACCATCTGAAACTGGTGCAGCGCATCAAGGTTTGTGGGGTAGTGATGCATCTGGTATGTCGTCGGTTCAATCAGGGCGAACAGGCGTATACTCCGAAAGAAATTCATGATTTAACGAAGATACCTCAACAGATTGTCAACCAGTCGGTTAAGGAGCTGTTACGTGCCCGTTTGCTGGTAGAAATCCGGAATGGTAAGAAGAGCAGTTTTGAGGAATCGGTGGTTCTTCATCCGATAGAGAAGATAGAGCATCTTACCTATGGTGTGATGATAGAGCGCCTCTTCGGTTATGGCGAGGATATCTCAAGCCTGGCCGCATTGGAGTCGGATATGGCGATGTGGAAGGATATCGACATCGTGAATGCAGAGTTTATAGAAAAGGGAAAGCAAATCGCTTTCTGTTGA
- a CDS encoding phosphoribosyltransferase, protein MANYENEINSWPVLKNGLHYKWLVDYAAFSAFGTFELTAEEWEKRDFIVNFKGNSELTTEMDHQEALKKAIEMVSDKLKSLLGEEAAQFTLVCIPAALEAHTKRRFKEFSEEICKATGMTNAYPAFSYTHDVDEDGDPVDELHIDEAFFQGKKIILFDDIIASGNSVAKFADQLEGYGAKVELALALGKKISDGYDQK, encoded by the coding sequence ATGGCTAATTACGAAAATGAAATCAACTCGTGGCCGGTCCTGAAAAACGGACTGCACTACAAATGGCTTGTCGACTACGCTGCATTCAGCGCCTTCGGTACTTTTGAACTCACAGCAGAGGAATGGGAAAAACGCGACTTTATCGTCAACTTTAAAGGTAACTCTGAGCTCACTACGGAGATGGACCATCAGGAAGCCCTGAAGAAGGCTATCGAAATGGTATCAGACAAGCTGAAGAGTCTTTTGGGCGAAGAGGCAGCACAGTTTACCCTGGTCTGCATTCCTGCAGCTCTTGAGGCGCATACCAAGCGCCGTTTCAAGGAGTTCAGCGAGGAGATATGCAAGGCTACGGGCATGACCAACGCCTACCCTGCCTTCAGCTACACGCATGATGTAGATGAAGATGGCGATCCTGTAGATGAACTCCATATCGACGAGGCTTTCTTCCAGGGCAAAAAGATTATTCTCTTTGATGACATCATCGCATCCGGCAATTCGGTAGCCAAGTTTGCCGACCAGCTGGAAGGATATGGTGCCAAGGTTGAACTGGCGCTAGCACTGGGAAAAAAGATTTCTGACGGATATGACCAGAAATAA
- a CDS encoding YitT family protein: MTRKTKLHEIRDYVIIALAMIEGSIGLNIFLLPNHITMGGVGGIASILCWGFGIPASVSYLALNVFLLLIAFRILGYKFCLKTIYGVGIFALTTRLIETHTVGMTPLLHDQPFMATVIGAFFMGSSAGLGLSCNGSTGGSDTVAAMINKYWNISLGHAIMICDLCIITSSYLVLRDWEMVIYGYVCLFVQSLCVDHVVNALRRSVQFFIISDKYLELSAAINTAADRGCTVMDGHGCYSGKDVHMLFVLARQRESQKIFRLIDEIDPTAFVSQSAVIGVYGEGFDRFKVGKKIGLPKKK; encoded by the coding sequence ATGACGAGAAAAACAAAACTTCATGAAATCCGCGACTACGTTATCATTGCCCTGGCGATGATAGAAGGTAGTATCGGTTTGAACATCTTCCTGCTTCCCAATCATATCACGATGGGTGGTGTAGGAGGTATCGCTTCTATCCTTTGCTGGGGATTTGGCATCCCGGCATCTGTATCTTATCTGGCGCTCAATGTGTTCCTGCTTCTCATCGCATTCCGCATTCTGGGCTATAAGTTCTGTCTGAAGACCATCTATGGTGTTGGTATCTTTGCCTTAACCACCCGTCTGATTGAGACGCATACGGTAGGCATGACGCCGCTGCTTCACGACCAGCCGTTCATGGCAACGGTCATCGGTGCGTTCTTCATGGGCAGCAGTGCCGGTCTGGGTCTTTCCTGCAATGGTTCTACGGGTGGTTCTGATACCGTAGCGGCGATGATCAACAAGTATTGGAACATTTCCCTGGGTCATGCCATCATGATTTGCGACCTGTGTATCATCACCAGTTCTTATCTGGTATTGCGCGATTGGGAGATGGTGATTTACGGTTATGTCTGCCTCTTTGTGCAGTCGCTCTGTGTAGATCATGTGGTGAATGCGTTGCGCCGTTCGGTTCAGTTCTTCATCATCAGCGACAAATATCTGGAGCTCAGTGCAGCCATCAATACCGCTGCCGACCGAGGTTGTACGGTGATGGATGGTCATGGCTGTTACAGTGGCAAGGATGTCCACATGCTCTTTGTATTGGCGCGTCAGCGCGAGTCTCAGAAGATATTCCGTCTTATCGACGAGATAGATCCTACCGCCTTTGTCAGCCAGAGTGCCGTCATCGGTGTTTATGGCGAAGGTTTCGACCGTTTCAAGGTAGGCAAGAAGATAGGTTTGCCGAAGAAGAAATAG
- a CDS encoding IPT/TIG domain-containing protein: MKKLISMMLMLCAFITFSACSSDDDGPTNPVSNAVVPTSAKIGAEVTVQGSGFAAGQTLYLQPEQVTEVNTNAKMSSNGATFTIPYTMTEGKVNVVLKTGNDSWTLGSMTLLAADNPISTLSLPGEMGIGEEVTLTGIGFAQGDKIVVGDKTLETTVTSDGVKVTIPADLAEGEYAVSLVRGNASWELGKVYAFQKRQIESITVSDNTALNMYAPYLGLQEGILTLNMSYNEDGTLKEITSNGSLGWVFNYNGKTVSVENNPYTYTLDDQGRVISSTGMDMMTGEDVTYTWSYDANGYLTSVKQVGAADDADVNFLSTYTDGNLSAYTLSLTNEFTTNKSIRTCPNTVEPYYLLNTFSWLMSRDDLFLGFLLNRNVKVSTYVPNQVVADDQDMETGEMIKATTGIESSFENNALTIQSTGAAISQAQGIYANKVVVKYKNK; encoded by the coding sequence ATGAAAAAATTGATTTCAATGATGTTGATGCTTTGTGCATTCATCACTTTCTCAGCGTGTTCGTCAGACGACGATGGGCCTACTAACCCAGTAAGCAATGCAGTGGTTCCAACTTCTGCAAAGATTGGTGCCGAGGTAACCGTACAGGGTAGCGGTTTCGCTGCTGGTCAGACTCTTTATCTCCAGCCTGAGCAGGTAACTGAGGTTAACACCAATGCCAAGATGTCTTCTAACGGTGCAACCTTCACCATTCCTTACACCATGACTGAAGGTAAGGTAAATGTAGTATTGAAGACAGGTAATGATAGCTGGACATTGGGCAGCATGACTCTTCTTGCAGCTGACAACCCAATCTCTACCTTGTCATTGCCAGGCGAGATGGGTATTGGCGAGGAAGTAACCCTTACCGGTATCGGTTTTGCCCAGGGCGACAAGATTGTAGTTGGTGACAAGACATTAGAGACAACAGTTACTTCTGATGGCGTAAAGGTTACTATTCCTGCTGATTTGGCAGAGGGCGAATATGCCGTATCTCTGGTTCGCGGCAATGCTTCTTGGGAGTTGGGTAAGGTATATGCCTTCCAGAAACGCCAGATTGAGAGCATTACTGTATCAGATAATACGGCACTCAACATGTATGCCCCATACTTGGGTCTTCAAGAAGGCATTTTAACTCTCAACATGTCTTACAATGAAGATGGAACTCTCAAGGAAATTACTTCTAATGGTAGTCTTGGTTGGGTTTTCAATTACAACGGGAAAACTGTTTCTGTAGAGAATAATCCTTATACTTATACTCTTGATGACCAGGGTCGCGTTATCAGCAGTACAGGTATGGATATGATGACAGGCGAAGATGTAACTTATACATGGAGCTACGATGCAAACGGTTACCTAACAAGCGTTAAGCAGGTAGGTGCAGCAGATGATGCTGATGTAAATTTCCTGAGCACTTATACTGATGGCAACTTGTCTGCTTATACTCTAAGTTTAACTAACGAGTTCACAACAAATAAGAGTATCCGTACATGTCCAAACACCGTAGAGCCTTATTATTTGCTGAACACCTTTAGCTGGTTAATGAGCCGTGATGACTTATTCCTTGGTTTCCTTCTCAACCGCAACGTAAAGGTATCTACCTATGTTCCAAATCAGGTAGTTGCTGATGATCAGGATATGGAGACAGGAGAAATGATCAAAGCCACAACAGGTATTGAGAGTTCATTTGAGAACAACGCTTTGACCATACAGAGCACAGGTGCTGCCATTTCACAGGCACAAGGCATTTATGCCAACAAGGTAGTTGTCAAGTACAAGAACAAGTAA
- a CDS encoding TlpA family protein disulfide reductase: MKNRILSLLLFLLAAVNMHAAEGITVRFDVKNPVLSNVVLVYHMSVNEFPLTDGKATVQLDGMDALYANVYYGEKTKNVYLQKGDDVTISFDANNFDNTFAVKGGNEKAIDYLNKIQLTGLPNEAYSQPWSEFKATVDKKIASMKRLLKARKFAADDKFLKMEEGRITYFYANAFLMYPVSHTYLTQDTTLVLGKDYYDTLRQYVKEDDDLADNDEYRNYMIETAHVFDEAGKNIRQLYPKVLAEMSYIGENTKSDKVRESLIHFLAFTYVEGNGVENITDLQNLYYTYVTSPRLNEIFKKACAKWDKAAVGRPSPMFKGVDVYGKEMTLRDFRGKYIYIDMWATWCGPCQKELPFLKKLEEKFKGRNIVFVGLSIDQDKAKWAARVKSGTLSGTQLYIGKGSKFQSDYRISGIPRFILLDPNGRIVNPDMTRPSSEDTEKILNSQPGL; the protein is encoded by the coding sequence ATGAAGAATAGAATATTATCATTGCTTCTGTTCCTGCTTGCTGCAGTGAACATGCACGCAGCTGAGGGCATCACCGTTAGATTTGACGTCAAGAATCCGGTGCTCTCTAATGTGGTACTCGTCTACCACATGAGCGTCAACGAATTTCCACTGACCGACGGAAAGGCTACCGTGCAGCTCGACGGCATGGATGCTCTCTACGCCAACGTTTATTATGGCGAGAAGACAAAGAACGTGTATCTTCAGAAGGGCGACGATGTAACCATCTCGTTCGATGCCAACAATTTCGACAACACCTTCGCCGTGAAGGGCGGCAACGAGAAGGCTATCGATTACTTGAACAAGATTCAGTTAACCGGCTTGCCTAATGAGGCTTACAGCCAGCCTTGGAGCGAGTTTAAGGCTACCGTTGACAAAAAGATCGCTTCGATGAAACGCCTGCTGAAAGCACGCAAGTTTGCTGCCGACGACAAATTTCTGAAGATGGAAGAAGGCAGAATTACCTACTTCTATGCCAATGCCTTCCTGATGTATCCGGTAAGTCATACTTATCTCACTCAGGATACCACTCTGGTATTGGGTAAGGACTATTACGATACCCTGCGCCAGTATGTGAAGGAGGATGATGATCTCGCCGACAACGATGAGTATCGCAACTATATGATTGAGACAGCCCATGTATTTGATGAAGCGGGAAAGAACATCCGCCAACTCTATCCAAAGGTGCTTGCAGAGATGAGCTATATCGGCGAGAATACGAAGAGCGACAAGGTGCGCGAATCGCTGATTCATTTTCTGGCATTCACCTATGTTGAAGGTAATGGCGTGGAGAACATCACCGATCTGCAGAATCTGTACTATACCTATGTTACATCGCCTCGCCTGAATGAAATCTTCAAGAAGGCATGTGCCAAATGGGACAAGGCGGCTGTGGGCCGTCCATCACCTATGTTCAAGGGTGTAGATGTATACGGCAAGGAGATGACGCTCCGTGATTTCCGCGGCAAGTACATATATATAGATATGTGGGCTACCTGGTGCGGACCATGCCAGAAGGAGTTGCCATTCCTCAAGAAACTGGAAGAGAAGTTCAAGGGCAGAAACATCGTTTTCGTAGGTCTTTCTATCGATCAGGACAAGGCGAAGTGGGCAGCCCGGGTTAAGAGCGGTACACTGAGCGGTACCCAACTTTATATCGGTAAGGGCAGCAAGTTCCAGAGCGATTACCGCATCAGCGGCATTCCTCGCTTCATCCTCCTCGATCCTAACGGCAGAATCGTGAATCCAGACATGACCCGTCCTTCAAGCGAGGACACAGAAAAGATTCTGAACAGTCAGCCTGGCTTGTAA
- a CDS encoding PKD-like family lipoprotein produces the protein MRNYKIMAAALMMATMMAGCSQDEGNYDYHSLNEPTITGVPETISVLTHANIDLDPNLGDNITDLDAYNYEWKVINKSGDNKVTVLGNEKHLVQEMTLPAGEYTLYFTATEKKTGLFWQQSYTLTVSDTSSEGWMVLCDVNGKTRLDMISKVTGKTYLDILKTSGMPELNHPYNIQYAPNSGHSDSPFYLFTADGATRLSKNSFVWQKDYDFKYEVAKQTNLKPQSMVCDQSGMMRMIVSNGYAYSASNMGIQGLFAAVNKQPVLAPAVGANIGASSYASIYLLYDNVNKCFMSCCPFLPGLSLSDVSYHSMKDMEEIATGYKGSNMVTGKAFSEYPTGMDFVYMENTKYDPGNAKMGITYTILRSGKKFELYGIQLGDMLCYADCTFALGKAYYGDLSDCKDIANASCFAFSSQKNYMYYAVGGTVYRVNLSEKPLKAERQFSFNGETITMMKFNFYQNSASAHDYDLIVGSENSNGSGTLRIYDGMSAEGDFSKVTPTSYSGFGKIVDATYRERTN, from the coding sequence ATGAGAAATTATAAAATAATGGCAGCGGCTCTGATGATGGCTACAATGATGGCAGGATGCTCGCAAGATGAGGGCAACTACGATTATCACAGTCTGAACGAGCCTACTATCACCGGCGTACCTGAGACCATCTCGGTACTCACCCATGCCAACATCGACCTCGACCCGAATCTGGGCGATAACATCACCGACCTCGATGCCTACAACTACGAGTGGAAGGTCATCAATAAGTCGGGTGACAACAAGGTGACTGTACTTGGCAACGAAAAACATCTCGTGCAGGAAATGACGCTTCCTGCAGGAGAATATACCCTCTACTTCACCGCAACAGAGAAGAAGACCGGACTCTTCTGGCAGCAGAGCTATACACTCACTGTGAGCGATACCTCTTCAGAAGGCTGGATGGTGCTCTGTGATGTGAACGGCAAGACCCGTCTCGACATGATATCGAAGGTTACAGGTAAAACCTATCTCGACATCCTCAAGACCAGCGGAATGCCTGAGTTGAATCATCCATACAACATCCAGTATGCGCCAAACAGCGGACATTCCGACTCTCCTTTCTATCTCTTTACAGCCGACGGAGCCACCCGTCTGTCAAAGAACAGTTTTGTATGGCAGAAGGATTACGACTTCAAGTACGAGGTAGCCAAGCAGACCAATCTGAAGCCACAGAGCATGGTATGCGACCAGAGCGGCATGATGAGAATGATTGTGAGCAACGGCTATGCATATTCGGCATCCAACATGGGTATCCAGGGACTCTTCGCTGCCGTCAACAAGCAGCCTGTTCTTGCACCAGCTGTAGGAGCCAACATCGGAGCATCCTCTTACGCATCTATCTATCTGCTTTATGATAATGTGAACAAGTGCTTCATGTCCTGCTGTCCTTTCCTACCAGGCCTTTCGCTCTCTGATGTTTCCTATCACAGCATGAAGGATATGGAAGAGATAGCTACCGGATACAAGGGATCGAATATGGTAACAGGAAAAGCCTTCAGCGAATACCCTACAGGCATGGACTTTGTATATATGGAGAATACCAAGTACGACCCGGGAAATGCCAAGATGGGCATCACCTATACCATCCTGCGCAGCGGAAAGAAGTTTGAACTGTATGGCATTCAGCTGGGTGATATGCTCTGCTATGCCGACTGCACCTTTGCACTGGGTAAGGCTTACTACGGCGACTTGAGCGACTGCAAAGACATCGCCAATGCCTCTTGCTTCGCCTTCAGTTCGCAGAAGAACTACATGTATTATGCTGTAGGCGGTACCGTTTATCGCGTAAACCTCTCGGAGAAACCATTGAAGGCAGAGCGCCAGTTCAGTTTCAACGGCGAAACCATCACGATGATGAAGTTTAATTTCTATCAGAATTCAGCTTCAGCCCATGATTACGATCTCATCGTAGGTTCAGAGAACAGCAATGGTTCGGGCACACTCCGCATCTACGACGGCATGAGCGCAGAGGGCGATTTCTCTAAGGTTACACCTACCAGCTATTCAGGCTTCGGCAAGATAGTAGATGCTACTTACCGTGAGCGTACCAACTAA
- a CDS encoding DUF4843 domain-containing protein produces MKYQIKTLLIGAMAALSLGSCSEQEPDVFQNINGVYLNNRSNTNILQANTNVTFVYQKGDEMQVPVKIQLVGRPTDQPREIALMVCSEDAQEGTDYILPEKAEMPAGETVLEYMITLKRTAILKTQEKHIQVSLQPNENFTLPVTEETTANGDVVSTLSYQIIFSDKFTTAPKAWKTDLLGDFTQQKFELACKVLDLDPADFNDDSKMTLAMQSYVSSEMQSYVREQQKLRNNGEAYDADAFDAKGNALAFYGE; encoded by the coding sequence ATGAAATATCAGATAAAGACTCTATTGATTGGAGCGATGGCGGCCCTATCTCTAGGCTCATGTAGCGAACAGGAACCGGATGTTTTTCAGAACATTAACGGTGTTTACCTGAACAATCGCTCCAACACCAATATTCTACAGGCAAACACCAATGTGACCTTTGTCTATCAGAAAGGCGATGAGATGCAGGTGCCTGTCAAGATACAGCTGGTAGGCCGTCCTACAGACCAGCCTCGCGAGATAGCCCTAATGGTTTGCTCGGAGGATGCACAGGAAGGCACAGACTACATCCTGCCGGAAAAGGCTGAGATGCCAGCGGGCGAAACCGTACTGGAATATATGATTACGCTGAAACGTACTGCCATCCTGAAAACTCAGGAGAAGCATATACAGGTAAGTCTGCAGCCTAACGAGAACTTCACACTTCCCGTTACCGAAGAGACGACAGCCAACGGCGATGTGGTTTCTACCCTTTCTTATCAGATTATCTTCTCTGACAAGTTTACCACGGCACCAAAGGCATGGAAGACCGATCTGCTCGGCGATTTCACCCAGCAGAAGTTCGAACTGGCTTGTAAGGTACTCGACCTGGACCCAGCCGATTTCAACGACGATTCTAAGATGACGCTTGCCATGCAGAGCTATGTAAGTTCTGAGATGCAGAGTTATGTGAGAGAGCAGCAGAAACTTCGCAACAACGGCGAGGCATACGATGCCGATGCATTCGATGCAAAGGGCAATGCGCTGGCTTTCTATGGAGAATAA
- a CDS encoding RagB/SusD family nutrient uptake outer membrane protein, which yields MKKILYTMILACSTMMVSCDSWLEVKPYDKISEGELQKSEEGYQKMLNGIYIDLNSDALYGQSLSVEMIEVMGGAYAIGTDNSVWGNYKDLSNYQYGTEYWRNRLDQTWNKAYALILNCNKILESIDQNQGLFTGGNYYAVKGEALALRAMLHFDMLRLFGPVYAKDSEKKAIPYYNKQTNSPEPILTAKEVAEKVVADLEEARILLANDPVKTEGTLMSGSQDGTSNFMRYRALRLNYYAVEALLARVNLYMGNKTEAFKYATDVIKTADQGIFPFVDKSLVIGSPADPDRIFSSEVLFALTNTSRSKIHKNFYDPSRLPNYVFRMDDNLMSNIVYGGAATTGGYQDDYRYRANWIATGSNRYFYKYSDMVANGSIQNTMIPMIRLGEMFLIAAESQSDNLANGVQYVNALRRNRGVANLQTLTPDLLKYEYIRELYGEGQLFYLYKRLNSDIITSSNANKNPKASDLIFVVPLPDSETEN from the coding sequence ATGAAAAAGATATTATATACAATGATTTTAGCCTGCAGCACGATGATGGTATCGTGCGACAGCTGGTTGGAAGTGAAACCATACGACAAGATATCGGAGGGCGAGCTTCAGAAATCAGAAGAAGGCTACCAGAAAATGCTCAACGGTATCTACATCGACCTCAACAGCGATGCACTCTACGGTCAGTCGCTGTCGGTAGAGATGATTGAGGTGATGGGTGGTGCATACGCCATCGGTACTGACAACAGCGTATGGGGCAACTACAAAGACCTCTCCAACTACCAGTATGGCACAGAATACTGGCGCAACCGCCTGGACCAGACCTGGAACAAGGCTTATGCGCTGATTCTGAACTGCAACAAGATTCTGGAAAGTATCGACCAGAACCAAGGTCTCTTTACAGGCGGCAACTATTATGCCGTAAAGGGAGAAGCACTGGCACTGAGAGCGATGCTGCACTTCGACATGCTGCGCCTCTTCGGTCCGGTTTATGCCAAGGACAGCGAGAAGAAGGCGATACCTTATTATAATAAGCAGACCAACAGTCCGGAGCCTATCCTTACAGCCAAGGAGGTGGCAGAGAAGGTGGTTGCCGACCTAGAGGAAGCCCGCATCCTGCTTGCCAACGACCCGGTTAAAACAGAAGGAACCCTGATGAGCGGTTCGCAGGACGGTACCAGCAACTTCATGCGCTACCGTGCTCTCCGACTCAACTACTATGCCGTAGAGGCCCTTCTGGCTCGTGTGAATCTCTATATGGGCAATAAGACCGAAGCGTTCAAGTATGCCACCGATGTCATCAAGACTGCCGACCAGGGCATCTTCCCATTCGTAGACAAGAGTCTGGTTATAGGTTCGCCAGCCGACCCTGACCGCATCTTCTCTTCAGAGGTTCTGTTTGCACTGACCAACACCAGCCGCAGCAAGATTCACAAGAATTTCTACGATCCGTCACGATTGCCAAACTATGTGTTCCGCATGGACGATAACCTGATGAGCAACATCGTGTATGGCGGTGCAGCAACAACCGGCGGCTATCAGGACGACTACCGTTACCGTGCCAACTGGATAGCAACAGGCAGCAACCGTTATTTCTACAAGTATAGCGATATGGTGGCTAACGGAAGTATCCAGAACACGATGATTCCGATGATACGTCTGGGTGAGATGTTCCTCATTGCAGCCGAGAGCCAGAGCGACAACCTGGCTAACGGAGTACAGTATGTCAATGCCCTACGCAGAAACCGCGGTGTAGCAAACCTTCAGACTCTGACTCCTGATTTGCTGAAGTATGAGTACATCCGCGAGTTGTATGGCGAAGGCCAGCTGTTTTATCTCTACAAGCGATTGAACAGCGACATCATCACCTCTTCTAACGCGAACAAGAATCCAAAGGCAAGCGACCTCATCTTCGTGGTTCCACTACCTGACTCAGAGACAGAGAACTAG